Proteins co-encoded in one Enterobacter sp. R4-368 genomic window:
- the mraY gene encoding phospho-N-acetylmuramoyl-pentapeptide-transferase, which translates to MLVWLAEHLVKYYSGFNVFSYLTFRAIVSLLTALFISLWMGPRMIARLQKLSFGQVVRNDGPESHFSKRGTPTMGGIMILTAIVVSVVLWAYPSNPYVWCVLVVLVGYGAIGFVDDYRKVVRKDTKGLIARWKYFWMSVIALGVAFALYLAGKDTPATELVVPFFKDVMPQLGMFYILLAYFVIVGTGNAVNLTDGLDGLAIMPTVFVAGGFALVAWATGNMNFANYLHIPYLRHAGELVIVCTAIVGAGLGFLWFNTYPAQVFMGDVGSLALGGALGIIAVLLRQEFLLVIMGGVFVVETLSVILQVGSFKLRGQRIFRMAPIHHHYELKGWPEPRVIVRFWIISLMLVLIGLATLKVR; encoded by the coding sequence ATGTTAGTGTGGCTGGCCGAACATTTGGTCAAATATTATTCCGGCTTTAACGTCTTTTCCTATTTGACGTTTCGCGCCATTGTCAGCCTGCTGACCGCGCTCTTCATCTCCTTGTGGATGGGGCCGCGCATGATTGCCCGCTTGCAAAAACTCTCTTTTGGTCAGGTTGTACGTAACGACGGCCCGGAATCGCACTTCAGCAAACGCGGTACGCCGACGATGGGCGGGATCATGATCCTGACCGCGATTGTGGTTTCTGTTGTGCTATGGGCGTACCCATCCAACCCCTACGTCTGGTGTGTTCTTGTCGTGTTGGTGGGTTACGGTGCGATTGGCTTTGTCGATGACTACCGCAAAGTGGTGCGCAAAGACACCAAAGGCCTGATTGCACGCTGGAAGTATTTCTGGATGTCGGTTATCGCGCTGGGCGTAGCGTTTGCGCTCTATCTGGCGGGCAAAGATACCCCCGCGACCGAGCTGGTGGTGCCGTTCTTTAAAGATGTGATGCCGCAACTGGGCATGTTTTACATTCTGCTGGCTTATTTCGTGATTGTTGGCACCGGTAACGCGGTCAACCTGACGGATGGCCTGGATGGCCTGGCGATTATGCCGACGGTTTTCGTTGCCGGCGGTTTTGCGCTGGTGGCATGGGCGACCGGCAACATGAATTTTGCTAACTATCTGCACATTCCTTATCTGCGTCATGCAGGGGAACTGGTGATTGTCTGTACGGCGATTGTCGGCGCTGGGTTAGGGTTCTTGTGGTTTAACACCTATCCGGCACAGGTTTTTATGGGCGATGTCGGTTCACTGGCGCTGGGCGGCGCGCTGGGCATTATCGCCGTGCTGCTGCGCCAGGAGTTCCTGCTGGTGATCATGGGCGGGGTGTTTGTGGTGGAAACACTGTCGGTCATTTTGCAGGTTGGTTCATTCAAACTGCGCGGCCAACGTATTTTCCGTATGGCGCCGATTCATCACCACTATGAACTGAAAGGCTGGCCGGAACCGCGCGTGATCGTGCGCTTCTGGATTATTTCGCTGATGCTGGTGCTGATTGGCCTGGCAACGCTGAAGGTACGTTAA
- the murD gene encoding UDP-N-acetylmuramoyl-L-alanine--D-glutamate ligase, which produces MADYQGKKVVIIGLGLTGLSCVDFFLARGVTPRVMDTRVSPPGLDKLPEAVERHLGSLNDDWLLAADLVVASPGIALAHPSLSAAADAGVEIVGDIELFCREAQAPVIAITGSNGKSTVTKLVGEMAEAAGVNVGVGGNIGLPALMLLDDARELYVLELSSFQLETTSSLHAAAATILNVTEDHMDRYPFGLQQYRAAKLRVYENAKVCVVNADDALTMPVRGADERCVSFGVDVGDYHLNRQQGETWLRVKGEKVLNVAEMKLSGQHNYTNALAALALADAVGLPRASSLKALTTFTGLAHRFQLALEHNGVRWINDSKATNVGSTEAALNGLHVDGTLHLLLGGDGKSADFSPLKRYLSGDRIRLYCFGRDGAELAALRPEIAEQTETMDQAMRLIATRVQPGDMVLLSPACASLDQFKNFEQRGDVFTRLAQELG; this is translated from the coding sequence ATGGCTGATTACCAGGGTAAAAAAGTCGTCATCATCGGTTTGGGTCTCACAGGCCTTTCCTGCGTGGACTTTTTCCTCGCACGCGGTGTCACACCGCGTGTGATGGATACGCGCGTTTCTCCGCCGGGGCTGGACAAGCTGCCGGAGGCGGTGGAGCGCCATCTTGGTAGTCTTAACGATGACTGGTTGCTGGCCGCCGATCTGGTTGTTGCGAGCCCAGGCATCGCGCTGGCGCATCCTTCTTTGAGCGCGGCGGCAGACGCTGGCGTTGAGATTGTTGGCGATATCGAGCTGTTTTGCCGTGAAGCGCAGGCACCGGTTATCGCGATTACCGGTTCCAACGGCAAAAGTACCGTGACCAAGCTGGTCGGGGAGATGGCCGAAGCTGCCGGGGTGAACGTCGGGGTCGGCGGTAATATCGGTCTGCCAGCGTTGATGCTCCTCGACGATGCGCGCGAACTTTATGTGCTGGAGCTTTCCAGCTTCCAGCTGGAAACCACCTCCAGCCTGCACGCGGCGGCGGCCACCATCCTGAACGTCACGGAAGATCATATGGATCGCTATCCGTTTGGGTTGCAGCAATATCGTGCTGCCAAGCTGCGCGTCTATGAAAACGCGAAAGTGTGTGTCGTGAATGCTGATGACGCATTGACGATGCCGGTACGCGGCGCGGATGAACGTTGTGTCAGTTTTGGCGTTGATGTCGGCGATTACCACTTAAACCGCCAACAGGGTGAAACCTGGCTGCGCGTGAAAGGTGAGAAAGTGCTGAATGTGGCTGAGATGAAACTGAGCGGCCAGCACAACTACACCAACGCGCTGGCAGCGCTGGCGTTGGCGGATGCCGTCGGTTTACCGCGCGCCAGCAGTCTGAAAGCGCTGACGACATTTACCGGACTGGCGCACCGCTTCCAGCTGGCGCTGGAGCATAACGGCGTGCGCTGGATCAACGACTCGAAAGCAACGAATGTCGGTAGTACCGAAGCGGCGCTGAACGGCCTGCATGTCGACGGTACACTGCATTTGCTGCTCGGCGGTGACGGGAAATCGGCAGATTTCTCCCCGTTGAAGCGTTACCTGAGCGGCGATCGTATTCGTCTTTACTGCTTCGGCCGTGACGGCGCGGAGCTGGCGGCGCTGCGCCCGGAAATCGCGGAACAAACCGAGACAATGGATCAGGCCATGCGGCTCATCGCGACACGTGTACAGCCGGGCGATATGGTGCTGTTGTCACCCGCTTGCGCCAGCCTCGATCAGTTTAAAAATTTTGAACAACGGGGTGATGTCTTTACCCGTCTGGCGCAGGAGTTAGGCTGA